The following nucleotide sequence is from Peribacillus sp. ACCC06369.
CGGTGACTTTCCCCGAATGGAAAGACCCAGTGATCCAGCGGCTTCGGAAACATAATATTCACCATCCCGAATGGCCCTGCTATTATCTCCTCCTTCCATCCGCTTCCCAATTTCGGAAGCCAGAGGATGGGAATAGCGAATGCCCTCTTTATTCCCTACAACGATGAACTCAGCCCCTGTTTCCACGCGGATCTTTTCGACAATCGGCTGGATTGTGGCAGCGGGATCTTCCTTTTCAAAGGCCTCTGTAACTGTAGGCATGAAGCTAATCGTCTTTGAGAGTTCCAAAGCCAATTGACCTTTATCCTTCGCTATTTGCCTTCCTTCCATATAGGAAAAAGTAGTCGTCAATAAAAGGATCAAAAACAGGCTCAACGATAGGACCAACCCGAGAATCTTGGTTTCCAGCGATACTTTCCTCATATTCAACAGCATCCTCTATTTTCATTTTCATTCACTAAATTTTATAGGAGCATAATGATTTTACCATTTCTATTAAATATTGAACATTGTTGGCCGTTTATTTCGCCACAATCAAAAAGGAAAGAGCACCTGCCTCCAAAACAAGGGATAGTTTAACAAAAAAGGGAGGGGAAAATGAATTTCTTTAATCCTTTTCAATAGTCTATATGACCCTCTACTATCTGATATCGTTTCACCTGAGGTGCTGATCGGATTAGTTCTCAGTCTCCTATTAGACAAAACAATCATGGTGCGAAGTTCAAGGAGCAAATGATTTGCACCTTGTATTTCCTTTCCCTAGAGGGGTTGTTGACCGCTTTAGTTCGAAAAAAACCTAAAATGCTCAAAGGAGATCGTATGACCGACATCTCCTTTGAGCATTTTTCAAAAACAACTAAATGAATTGATTTGTCTTGTATCGATACCAAAAATTGTCCAGAACCTGCCATTCCATCTAAAGCCGGCAACAGAACGCGGACCGACGAAAATCGGGTAATACCAGAATCTCGCCCCATTGTTTAGCCAGATAAAAGTATTCCTGAACAGACAAAACGAAATGGCCCCTGGATCTACAGCAAATGTTGAAGCCGATTGTTGTTGAGGGATAAACGCTGGTGGTGGGGCTGTTGGTGCTTGCGAATACATCGGTGGTCCAGATTGACCTGGAAATTGAGGAGCACCTGGAAAGCCCGGTAGACCAGGAAACTGTCGTTCAAGGAAAACTTGATCTTCATAATGATACGTTGGGTACATATACATGGTCATTCACCTCTATATGATTGAATGTAATAATGTATGTTATATGACTTAAGGTGTTTGGGCTGCTGACAAATTGAAGGGGAATTGCAATTTATCTTCGAAAATAGAGAATATCGACGAAATCTACAGTTTTATCTCCGAAAATAGAGAATATCGACCAAACTTACAGTTTTATCTCCGAAAATTGGAATATATCGACGAAACTTACAGTTTTATCTCCGAAAATAGAGAATATCGACCA
It contains:
- a CDS encoding collagen-like protein is translated as MYPTYHYEDQVFLERQFPGLPGFPGAPQFPGQSGPPMYSQAPTAPPPAFIPQQQSASTFAVDPGAISFCLFRNTFIWLNNGARFWYYPIFVGPRSVAGFRWNGRFWTIFGIDTRQINSFSCF